Genomic window (Lewinellaceae bacterium):
ACTCTCAGGCTTACTCCATATCGGCGAACGGTGGGAGTGGCGCTGTATTCAATACCCTGCTTATTGGTGGAGCCGAACTGGTTGACCTCCGGGTCGAAGTTGGTATGCTCGGGGAAGCCGGGAGCGGTAAACCAAAGGTTCCTGCCGGTAAGGGAAAGGCTCGCGCCGGTGAAAGGCGTATTTTCCAGCAACCGGCGGGGCAGGGAATAGGAAAGCGACACTTCCCGCAGCTTCAGGTAAGAAGCGTCGAAGACCGCCCACTCATCGGCGCCGTTGATGGCGAAGGTCTCTCCGAAGTAAAGGGTATTGACTTCCACCATGGTCTGGTTCGGAACCTTCTCTCCGGCTTCGTTCAACACCGGTTGCAGGGTATTGGGGTCGCCGTACACGCCGGGGATGACTTTCATGACCTCCCTGTCTTCGGTGTCCTTGGTCACCCCTCTGCCCAGGAGGGAGAGGACGGTATTGGAGAACAAATCCCCCCCTTGCTGCCAGTCGAGCACCGCCCGCAGCGAGAACCCTTTCCAGGAGAAGGTGTTGATGAAGCCCAGGCGGAAATCGGGGTTGGGGTTGCCGACGATGTCGGGTTGAGGCGCCCGGATCAGTTGCCCGTTGCTGCGGTCGATGAGCAGATTGCCCTCGTCGTCGCGCAGGTCGACGGAGCCCAGCAACAAACCGAATTCCTGGCCAGGGCGGTGCACCGCAATGACGCTGCCGGCAAAGGAAGAGCCCTGTTCGACCTGTACCTCTGTTACGCCTTCGGTCAGTTTTTCTACGACGTTGCGGTTGCGGGTGAAGGTCGTGAAGGTGTTCCAGGTAAAACCGTTCTCATTGCGGAAAGGCGTAATGCCCAGCGCCACTTCCACTCCTTTATTGGAAATCTCGCCGAAATTGGTCAAAAATTGATCAAAGCCGCTGGAATTGGGAACAGATACCGTGGCGATCTGATCTTTGGAACGCTTGTCGTAATAAGTCGCATCCAAAGTTACGAGCCCCCCGAACAAGCGGACATCCATGCCTACCTCTAATTCATTGGTGCGCTCGGGTTTCAGGTCCGGATTGCGTTCGATATCAGTAAGCGTCAGGGCCGGCGTCGTCGTCCCTCCGGTTGGCGTGAACGGGAAAGAGGCCGTCGGCGCCGGGTTGGTCACCAGCACGCTGTTTACGTTATAGACTTTGTTCAGCAAATAGGGGTCGGTATCGTTGCCCACCTGCGCCCAGCCGCCGCGCAGCTTCACGAAGTCGATGTTCCGGGGGTTGATGGCCAGCGCATCCAGGATACTGAAGGAGGCGGAAACCGAAGGATAGAAGTAGCTGCGGTTGTCAACCGGCAGGGTCGACGACCAGTCGTTTCGGCCGGAAAGGTTTAGATAGGCCCAGCTGTTGAAGCCGAAGCGGAGCTCGCTGTATACGCCGTACAGGCGGCTGCGCTGATAACCAGGGCTGCCGTCCGGAAGGATATATGGAACGACATTATTGGTGTTATCCAGGTCGTCGATATCGAAGATGACGTAGTTCAGCCCCTGGAAGGCCTGTTGATCCACTGTGGTCTGGTTGAGGTTGTGGCCCACCAGCGCGTTGAGGGTGAGGGTATTGCTCAGGTTGGCTTCGTATTCCAGGAAGAGGTTGCTTTCTATCTCCTGGTAGGCAATGTCGTGGTCGGTCACCTGGCCTACCCCCGGGTTGGAAGAGGGCCCGGTAGAGCCCGGGCGGATGAACTCGGAGTTGCGCTGAGAATAAGCGTTCAGGCCGATGCGGTAGTTGATGGCCAGGCCATCCACGATGCGATACCGGCCGTTCAACACCGAAGCAATCCGGTCGACATCAGAACGGAAGCCGGCGTTGCGATACGACCACAAGGGGTTGTCGGCCGTGCCCCGGCCCACCATAAATTCGCTTCCCATGTCAACCGGGTTCTGGAAGGGCTGCCCGTGAACATCCCAGTTTCTGCCCAGGTACAATGAGCGGGCAAAGGCCGAAGGGTTGTTGCTCCCCAGGGCGCCTACCCCGGAGATGACGCCATCCTGGTCGGTGCGGGTATAATTGAGGTTGGCCGACAGGGAGAACCGGTCGGAAAGCTGAGCAGAACCGCCTACGCTGAAGGAGGCGCGGGTGAAACGGGTGTTGGGCACGTAGCCTTCATTGTTCAGGTAGGAAAGGGTAGCGCCCACGCTGGCGTTTTCCCCTCCGCTGGCGATGGTTATGGAATTGTCGGAAGTGACGCCGGTTTGGAACAGTTTTTCCACATTGTCCGGATAGGCCCGGTAGGGCACCGTGACGCCGTCCAGTTCGTCAAAACCAAGCCTCCCCTGATACCAATGCGGTATTTCCGTCAGGGTTGCATAAGGCCGGGTTCCCACGAAAGGCGCCCCCCAGGAGCCGTTCACCTGCTGGTAGTTGAAGTTGGTGCCGGTGCCGTAGGTATTCTGGTATTCCGGCAGGTTGGCGATCTCCTCGAAAGCCAGGGTGGAAGACACGCTGATGCCCAGCCCCTTCTTCTGGCGGGAGCCCGTTTTGGTGGTGATCATGATCACTCCGTTGGCGGCACGGGACCCCCACAGGGAAGCGGCGGCCGCACCCCGCAGTATGTTGATCGTTTCGATGTTGTTGGGGTCGATGTCCGCCATTCGGTTGGCGTAGGCTCCGCCGCCGTTCAGCCCCAGGTTGGTGCGGTATTCAGAGTTGTCGTAAGGAATGCCGTCTACCACGATCAGGGGCTGGTTATTGCCCAGCAGGGAAGAATTGCCCCGAATGGTAATGCGCGTGGCGCTGCCCGGCGCTCCGCTGCTGCCCAGGATGTTGACGCCGGCTACCTTGCCCTGCAGGGCGCGCAGGGGGTCGGGTTCGGCCACCTGCTGGATTTGGTCGCCTTCCAGCGATTGCACGGCATAGCCCAGGGATTTTTCGTCCCGCTCAATGCCCAGGGCCGTCACCACGGCCGTTTCGAGGATGACGCCTTCCGCCAGGGTTACATCCACGACGTTCGACGCGCCAATTTCCACTTCGCGGGTGTTATAACCCGTGTAGCTAAAAACTAAAGTATTCCTGTTTTCA
Coding sequences:
- a CDS encoding SusC/RagA family TonB-linked outer membrane protein — translated: MKRILLVLPMVLLGLATVVAQRTITGAVSDNNGQPLIGANVVIKGTSTGTVTDIDGNYSIRLPENRNTLVFSYTGYNTREVEIGASNVVDVTLAEGVILETAVVTALGIERDEKSLGYAVQSLEGDQIQQVAEPDPLRALQGKVAGVNILGSSGAPGSATRITIRGNSSLLGNNQPLIVVDGIPYDNSEYRTNLGLNGGGAYANRMADIDPNNIETINILRGAAAASLWGSRAANGVIMITTKTGSRQKKGLGISVSSTLAFEEIANLPEYQNTYGTGTNFNYQQVNGSWGAPFVGTRPYATLTEIPHWYQGRLGFDELDGVTVPYRAYPDNVEKLFQTGVTSDNSITIASGGENASVGATLSYLNNEGYVPNTRFTRASFSVGGSAQLSDRFSLSANLNYTRTDQDGVISGVGALGSNNPSAFARSLYLGRNWDVHGQPFQNPVDMGSEFMVGRGTADNPLWSYRNAGFRSDVDRIASVLNGRYRIVDGLAINYRIGLNAYSQRNSEFIRPGSTGPSSNPGVGQVTDHDIAYQEIESNLFLEYEANLSNTLTLNALVGHNLNQTTVDQQAFQGLNYVIFDIDDLDNTNNVVPYILPDGSPGYQRSRLYGVYSELRFGFNSWAYLNLSGRNDWSSTLPVDNRSYFYPSVSASFSILDALAINPRNIDFVKLRGGWAQVGNDTDPYLLNKVYNVNSVLVTNPAPTASFPFTPTGGTTTPALTLTDIERNPDLKPERTNELEVGMDVRLFGGLVTLDATYYDKRSKDQIATVSVPNSSGFDQFLTNFGEISNKGVEVALGITPFRNENGFTWNTFTTFTRNRNVVEKLTEGVTEVQVEQGSSFAGSVIAVHRPGQEFGLLLGSVDLRDDEGNLLIDRSNGQLIRAPQPDIVGNPNPDFRLGFINTFSWKGFSLRAVLDWQQGGDLFSNTVLSLLGRGVTKDTEDREVMKVIPGVYGDPNTLQPVLNEAGEKVPNQTMVEVNTLYFGETFAINGADEWAVFDASYLKLREVSLSYSLPRRLLENTPFTGASLSLTGRNLWFTAPGFPEHTNFDPEVNQFGSTNKQGIEYSATPTVRRYGVSLRVQF